In the genome of Pirellulales bacterium, the window GAATTGCAGCTCCTCGAAATTGCCGCACCAGAGCTCTTCGAGCTCGGGGCCGATGAAAGCCTTGTCGAAGACGCGAACGCCGAAAGCGGTACGCAGCGATCCGGTTGGTCCGATGGTTGCCAGCGTAGCGTTGATCGCGGCCATGGTCTGCGCGGTCGGCTGAAACCAGATGTCGGCCGACAACTCGCCGCCGATATAGAAGCCGCGCAAGCGGCTGGTCGG includes:
- the bcsS gene encoding cellulose biosynthesis protein BcsS; amino-acid sequence: ILPGWRFSYDNNKLIISVFGGPVAQDYRLTPNDPTSRLRGFYIGGELSADIWFQPTAQTMAAINATLATIGPTGSLRTAFGVRVFDKAFIGPELEELWCGNFEELQFGAHLTGLRTQALEWSAAGGWSLTSDQRQGPYMRLGVNVKY